DNA from Cottoperca gobio chromosome 4, fCotGob3.1, whole genome shotgun sequence:
ATGTGATTATCTCAGGAGCATGTGATGCACCATTAGCCTTTGTGGAGGTTTGTGCATTCTAGTTTCTATAGTTACTATGCTACTATTTTATGGTTTGTGAATATTAACAACGTAGGTATCAATATGTGTATCATACATGTAgcatatatatgaatgtatactGTTATACAGAACAAAATTAGTCTTATTTTGTATAGTTCATGATAATATTTTACTGTGGTATGAGGGATGCAGTTATAACACTAAAATGATGTGGGACTCATATACACTGACCCATTAAGTTGACCTTTCTGCGGATAGCTTCCAGCTTCTGCTCCAGCTTTGTGGGCATGATGGAGACTTTGCAGGCATCAATGACGTAGACCACGCAGTGGATCTTGTCCTTGAGCCCGGGAGACTTGCGGTAGCCGCTGGCCTCCGAAAGCAGAGGAGCTGAGGGGTTGAACTGAGTCATACAGGTGAACGAAAAGCTCAGTTTGAGTTACagaacaaaaccacaacaaaatAAGTGCATcatcatgtgttttattatcCTGCTGAATTTAACGACAAGCTGTACCTGATAACTGTCTAGCAGATGACCTTTGAGAATGCTGATGATGTCATCCATGTCAAGCCCCGCCCCCATGTTTTCCTCCAATCCCATGGTATCACACAAGGTGATTGGCAGAGATTTTCCTGCTTGTCCAGCTTTCACTGAGTAGGTGCGAAACTGTCAGGTAACAAGTAATGGATGGTGAAATCATTCATGACACAAATTGTAATTTGTAGACAACCAAAGACTCATTCAATCTGCCTTTTTGAAAAGGTTGCTGTCACTAGTGTCAGTAAATGCAGCTAGTAGTgcggattctatttagttctctcctctcttttcctccgctctgactgtaggtgtgtgcgcacgtgcatacgaagccccgcccttcacaaaacggagcgaaggagagcatgtgaaagcgcaaagtagacacagagaaaaaaaaaaaacaccttgaatttcaggggcgctgcgctgatccatctgtgtttggggcactaatgttaatccgtgtaacgttacgttagtttgtttattggactaaatccaaaatgGAAGAAACTAGAAAACCGCATATTTgtctcatcttcccggtggctgcgcagccaggagagcagtcccccaggggaggagagaggtcggccgaGCATTTACACATGTCCATGGCAGTttatccaatagttgttgagaatTTCACTGAAAACCACAGATGTGAACCGCATGatggtgctagaggaaaagtcaacgTCTGGGCAACATCAACGTCGCTATAAAATTTAATGGCATTTTGTGTTAGGGCTGGGCGATAAGTCAATATGATAATTTATCGTCATTCAATGAAATCGTATCGTGATGAAATCATATATCAAGATATAGTGGTACACATTTGCGTCTAAATTCAATAACATACTAAATTAAATTGCTCAGAAAATCAAACTCAGAAACAATTGTCTTAATCTTATTACTCTGTatttatgtgcatgcatgtcaACATTGATTTATTGAATCACCAGAAAATATGCTATATTAGGATTTAtaaaaacggacatgtcaaatcaagcaatctgattggttcttagccgtggtataatgagcgtatatcacgggtagaattgtagttactttcacaacaagtcagtatccctccgcgtctgagaaaaagctacaaccgttacagctgttaaattacatccgttaagaaacaaacttacaaagctttactatggaggagtggatcgatcagtgcctatctccagagaaaaaagccccaaaaagacgacatgcagagctacgtgaagagcaggtagaccaaatggagaAAAAACGAAATGAACAGAACACCGTGAAcacacctcgcactatgttttgtgcagaaggaaacggagggactattttattttgaacatcattatttaataataaaaactatttaaattggagtgtgtatatttctttcatattgACACATTTGGTAacagttttataaaagcaatagctcacttcagaccgtgctatatggtcattatatcacagttataTCCGCTTCGCttcgggccgaaccacgccccttaactgtgatataatgacaatataccacggcctgtcgtgagctattgcttaaatatatcgCTATCAAGATAtgcaataacctttttttttgcacGGATTGTTGCAGCAGTAGCTAACACTAACCTGTGTGGTGAGGCTGGTGGTCGAGCAGCCAGCGCTGGCCTGGTTGCTGACGTGGCCTCTGAATACAGAGTTGATAGAATTGAAGAAGCTGGACTTTCCAGCTCCAACTGGTCCAATGAGCAGGACCCGAGCATGGGTCACAGAGCTAGCTGTGGATGTATAGACCTTAATACTTTCCATCATCTCTGTCCTCTTTCTGATGAAACAAGAGCAGTTTTAAAACATCCTCAATTATAATCTCATCAAGTCTTTTTGTATAGTATGACATGGTGCAGTAtactgtaacatttaaaaagaggaGTACAGTAATAGCATTATATGATGGTGATCCGGCTTACTTATTTTCCCAGACCACCGGCCTCCATGGCTTCTCAAATTCTGGGATCGCTGTTGAAAAACAATATTATcttatttcattaaaatatcATCCAGccattcaatttaaatgttgttaCATTGTAAACATTAACAACATTAATTGACAATAAACTCACTTTTAAAGTTATGATGGTGATCAGGTAATTAAATCTGAAAATAATCATCCCTCAGACAAGCCCCATTGAACAAAGGACAGGCAGCAAAGCAAGGACTGCATGGTATCGGTTATTCAAAGACAAAGTATCATTTTGAAAAACGTAAAAAGATAAATGCTTTTGTTTATAGGTTCCATGCCGTGTCAGGATTGACTTGTGCTTGATATAAGATTCAATCGGTTTGAAACATGCAATATTTGGTTGATTAAACTCACCTTCCACTTGATAGACTTCACACTCAGTCAGGTTGAGGTCGTTGTCATGCATTTCTACAGCATTGATGTTGTAAGAACTTCCTTGAATGCTAGAGACTAATGCTTTGTCTCCATAGACAAGACTCAACGAATCTCCAAAACATGGACCTGAGTTACGTACCATTCTAACTGCTTTAGCGGGAACGGTGACCGGATATTTGAGGAGTTTTTCTCCAATCAAGGTGAAAAGAAAGGCCTGGTCATCATGCACGTAGTTCCCAGACTTATTGAAAGGTTGTATGGTGTAGCCTCCAAACACATAACCGGAGACGTTATAGCCCACGGACACTGTGGGACAGCGGGTGTCACATCTTTGGTGGAAGGCTGCGCCGGTGAAACCATGGATGCTGGCCTTGTACAGCAGGTGGAGTTTGACACTTCCCAGCTGGGAGCAGATTGTTTTCTGCTGACTTGTGGTTAGCACGGAGTTCATGTTAGATGGTTGATGTGCTGAAGTTTCTGATGGACTGGATAATTTGAAGTGTCTGAAGAAAAATCAAAAACAgttgcatgaaaaataaatgttgttaagCAGTTGAAGCAGTGCATCTTATTTGTAAATAATTGAACGATGGGATAAACTAAATTTAGCATGATTCAGGCTCGAAGTTGGGCAGCTTTCTCCAGTTAAATGTTCCTGGCACATTTAACTGATATACATCTATATTTAGGAAAAccaacagacagaaacactaTACTATATGCCAGGAGCTTCCATCCCAGGAGGCTCAGAGAGAATATGCCTTATGGCCAGTTCCAATGAGTTCGGAGAATTTGTGATCAGGAAAATTAGTTTGAGGCCAAATCTAAGTAAATGGTGTCACACTTTCAGGAACGGGGATATAGAGACACTGCCCTACAGAAAGCGTACACCTCTACTAAACACCAGGACAGACTAACTTTACTACAAAGAAATGTAGGATAATAAATAGGAATTTGAGAGGCTGGCAGAACACAAATATGCCATTCGCACAGGAAATGTAAACTACACCATGGCAAGACATTATCTGGACTTCCATAACAGTAACCCATCTACTTTACATTGGCATTGACCACATCCCATCTTCCATACCAAAAGGTGACAGACAAATGAAACTTAATCAACAGGAAGCTTTTTACAAATTACGGGCTAAACACCCAGGCCTAAAAGAGCTatattttactgcttttttGTAAACATGTATTAGTTTaagtaaacaaatatttgttttatgttctgtAACTATTGCCATCGTCTGTATTTACTATGTTGCACTGTAATTCAGCTTTTGGTGTATTTTGTGGGCCTAAAtctacagttttttttatttgcctaCACCCCCTCTAGATCACAGGGTCACAACACCTTTTCCAAGTGGAAGATTCCTTTTAGGTTGAATCACATTATAAAATGGCCACTTATTCCTTGTGATCTGTTTGACTCCCTGACGAATGTTTGAGGCCGAGACGTGTCTGAATTAGTTTTTAGTTCTAACGTGACTATACCATTAAAATAAAAGGCATATTAATTGAGAGTACCatattttttgtgatttttgcaTCTACAGTGCATCTGaaaagtattcataccccttcactttttccacattttgttatgttacagccttattccaaatgcattaaatacatttttttctctcaacattctacacacaatgccgcatttaaatgtattaaaaataaaatatcacatgtacataagtattcacaccctttgctgtgacacttgaaatgaagctCAGGAGCATCCAATCTCTATTTATCATCGTTGAGATGTTCCTACACCTTGTTTGGAATCCACCTGTGGTaaattgattggacatgatttgtaaagacacacagctTTCTATGTAAGCTCCCAAagttcataatgtttttttgtgaaaaaaCCAAACCAGGAGGTCAAAGGAAGCCTGTGGAGCTCAGAGACAGGATTGTGTCGAGGCACAGAGCTGGGAAAGGCTACAAAAAAATGTCTGCTGCATTAAAGGTTCCCAAGAACACAGTGGCCTCCATCATTCTGACATGGAATAAGTTTGGAACAACTAAGACTCTTCCTAGAACTGGCTTCCCGtccaaactgagcaatcggGGAGAAGGGCCTTGGTAAGTGAGGTGACCAAGAACCCGATGGTCACTCTAACTGAGCTCCAGAGATCCTCTGGAGATGAgagaaccttccagaaggaCAACCATCACTACAGCACTCCATGGATCTGGGCTGTATGGCAGAGTGGCCAAACGGAAGCCACTGCTCTGTGCAAAACACACGAAAGCCGCTTGGAGGACTCTCAGACTGTGAGAAACAAGATTCTCTGGTCTGATGAAACTAAGATTGAACTGTTTGGCCTCAATTCTAAACGTCACGTCTGGAGGAAACCATGCACTGCTCATCACCTGTGCAATACCATCCCAacggtgaagcatggtggtggcagcatcatgctgtgttttgttttttcagtggCAGGGACTGGGAGACTAGTCAGGGTTGACGGAAAGCTGAATGGAGAAAAGTACAGGGAGATTCTGAAtgaaaacctgctccagagcgctctggacctcagactgggCCGACGTttcaccttccaacaggacATCGATCCTAAGCACACGACCAAAATATCGCAGCAGTAGCTTAGGGAGAActctgtgaatgtccttgagcgGCCCAGCCAGAGCCTGGACTTGAACTCAACTGAACATCTCTGGAGATACCTGAAAATGGCAGTCCATCGGCGGTCTCCATCCAACCTGACAGAGTTTGAGACGATCTGCAAAGAAGAATGGGAGAAACTGCCCCAAATGAatggaatcaggtaatcagtcacataataaatgcatggtgatggcctggttctgttctcttgcagtaggctgggtcccagCAGCGAGGTCGTTTGAAGCCACAGCCCAGCGGTCACACAGCACCGCAGTGCAGGAGAGCCGCAGAGCAGCGGAGCCGCGGAGCAGCCGAAGTCCGTGACCACCATTTAAACGTGTcaattaaaagtctgtttggtACACTATTTCGTCTCCGATCATCATTCCCTCTACTGTGGACAGCTGTCACAAGaggcgcctgaacagggacatgacagaggagggagCTGCGCAGAGCCCGCTAGGGCTGATCCTCCAGCGTCTGGCGGCAATGCACGAGGGCACCGCTGCCCTTCAGCAACAGCAAAGCCAGACTCTTGTAGACCTGGCGGCGTAACAGAAGGCGGACCGGGACCTCCTGCATGGAATGCTCCGGCCATCGGCAGCCCCGGAGGGTAAGTCGGGAGGAGGGCCGACGACCCGGAGGCCTTCCTGGAcattttcgtgtgtgtgtgtgtgtgtgtgtgtgtgtgtgtgtgtgtgtgtatatatgtgtgtgtgtatatatgtgtgtatatatatatatatatatatatatatatgtgtgtgtatatatgtgtgtatatatatatatatatatatatatatatatatatgtgtgtgtgtatatatgtgtgtatatatatatatatatatatatatatatatgtgtgtgtatatatgtgtgtatatatatatatatatatatatatatatatatatatatatatataatatatatatatgtgtgtgtgtatatatgtgtatatatatatatatatgtgtgtgtgtatatatgtgtatatatatatatatatatatatatatatatatatatgtgtgtgtgtgtatatatgtatatatatatatatatatatatatatgtgtgtgtgtgtatatatgtatatatatatatatatatatgtgtgtgtgtgtatatatgtatatatatatatatatatatatatatatatatatatatatatatatatatatatatgtgtgtgtgtatatatgtatatatatatatatatgtgtgtatatatatgtatatatatatatatgtgtgtatatatatgtgtgtatatatgtatatatgtatatatatatatatgtgtgtgtgtatatatgtatatatatatatatatatgtgtatatatatatatatatatatatatatatatatatatatgtgtgtatatatgtgtgtgtgtatatatatatatatatatatatatatatatatatatatatatacacatacatatatatatatatatgtgtatatacacgcacatatatatatgtgtatatacacgcacatatatatatgtgtatatacacgcacatatatatatgtgtatatacacgcacatatatatatatatgtgtatatacacgcacatatatatatatgtgtatatacacgcacatatatatatatgtgtatatacacgcacatatatatgtgtatatacacgcacatatatatatgtgtatatacac
Protein-coding regions in this window:
- the LOC115006831 gene encoding interferon-induced protein 44-like translates to MNSVLTTSQQKTICSQLGSVKLHLLYKASIHGFTGAAFHQRCDTRCPTVSVGYNVSGYVFGGYTIQPFNKSGNYVHDDQAFLFTLIGEKLLKYPVTVPAKAVRMVRNSGPCFGDSLSLVYGDKALVSSIQGSSYNINAVEMHDNDLNLTECEVYQVEAIPEFEKPWRPVVWENKKRTEMMESIKVYTSTASSVTHARVLLIGPVGAGKSSFFNSINSVFRGHVSNQASAGCSTTSLTTQFRTYSVKAGQAGKSLPITLCDTMGLEENMGAGLDMDDIISILKGHLLDSYQFNPSAPLLSEASGYRKSPGLKDKIHCVVYVIDACKVSIMPTKLEQKLEAIRRKVNLMGIPQLVLMTKVDEACPLVSQDIRNIYRSGYIKKMMQEVSIRVGVPMSCVVPVKNYSEEFELDPNCDILLLTAIIQMLRSADSYFDELSDRLNNIEIK